A region of the Sodalis ligni genome:
ATCAAAGCGTCAAAACATCAGGGGCGGGATTGTGATCGGTATCTCTTTAATCCGCCTAAAACGGCTTTTAACGCATTTTAACCTGTAGAGGCTGGTGGGGTTAGGCAGACGTTTTAAGAGAATATGGCCGCGTTAAGGCGCTTAAATAACGGGAGTTTTCAGCAGTTGGCGTATGAGCGTGCGTTGATCGCTATTTTGTAACCAAACCGCATACAAAGGACGGAGCAACGGCGGCATCTCGGCGATGGCGATGAGCTCGGGGAAACTTTCCGCCCAGTGGCTGGGTAAAAAAACGCATGCCTGGGTGGTGGGCAATAAATAACGTGCCAAATGTGCCGAAGTGGTGCTCATGATCGGATTCGGATTATGCACCAGCAACCGGCTTTCATAAGTATGAAAATCCGCGCCCCATTCCAAACGGATATAAGGCCGCTCCTCTTCCTCCGGCTCGCTGGAGGCGGCAAAAAGTGTTAACGAAAAATTCCCCAGCAGCTGGCAGGTCAGCTCTTCCATTTTGGGAGCCTCCGTGGTTATGAGGAGATCCAACTGCCGTTCATGCAATTGATTTATCAGCGCGTGGCGCAAGGCGATGCGGGCCTCTACCTGCAGGGTAGGACGTTGCTGGTACAGCAACTGCAGCCATTGTCCCAGCCAAGCCTCCCAAAGCGACGCCGTGGCGCCGATAGACAACAGGTTATGCTGGAGCGAGCGTGTGACCTCCTGCTTGGCCAACTGCCAGGTGGCCATCAGGTTCTCCGCGTAGGGCAGCAGGCTCTCTCCGGCGGGGGTTAACCGGATATTATTGCGGTGCCGGGTGAACAAACTGACGCCTAATTGTGTTTCCAATTGGCGTATACGGAAGCTCACCGCGGACTGCGTCAGGTACAGCGCTTCGGCCGCGCGACCAAAGTGTCTGGTCCTGCTAACTTCTAAAAAGGTTTTAAGTAATTCCGTGTCCACGGCCATCTCCAAAAAATTTTTATCGTGACGATTTAAATGTTTTGTTTTACAGAAAGTCAAGCCTATCTAATACTCCGCGCCATAAACAGTACGGCTTATGAAAGGATGGGGAGC
Encoded here:
- the hdfR gene encoding HTH-type transcriptional regulator HdfR, whose translation is MDTELLKTFLEVSRTRHFGRAAEALYLTQSAVSFRIRQLETQLGVSLFTRHRNNIRLTPAGESLLPYAENLMATWQLAKQEVTRSLQHNLLSIGATASLWEAWLGQWLQLLYQQRPTLQVEARIALRHALINQLHERQLDLLITTEAPKMEELTCQLLGNFSLTLFAASSEPEEEERPYIRLEWGADFHTYESRLLVHNPNPIMSTTSAHLARYLLPTTQACVFLPSHWAESFPELIAIAEMPPLLRPLYAVWLQNSDQRTLIRQLLKTPVI